A single Leptospira barantonii DNA region contains:
- a CDS encoding CopG family transcriptional regulator — protein MARVDKRFQLLMTEEELELLKNEAEKRNLSAGEMLRLSLRNEVYRSDSYERLEALRILSNLKEE, from the coding sequence ATGGCGAGAGTCGATAAACGATTTCAACTTCTGATGACCGAGGAAGAACTCGAACTTCTTAAGAACGAAGCCGAAAAAAGAAATCTCTCCGCGGGGGAGATGTTGCGTCTTTCTCTGCGTAACGAAGTCTATCGATCCGATTCCTACGAAAGATTGGAAGCGCTCCGAATTCTTTCAAACTTAAAAGAAGAATGA